The following coding sequences lie in one Deltaproteobacteria bacterium genomic window:
- a CDS encoding anhydro-N-acetylmuramic acid kinase — MSAVRAIGLMSGTSCDGVDALLVELAHVDERHEPRVLGHSHVPFPAQLRAELRDPTELTLRRVAELHFELPQLYHAAVQGLPQWRSAAVCGMHGQTVWHAPPSHGVPVSNTLQLGSSGTLAHLLGMPVVGDMRGADLARGGEGAPIAPFSHWFFTPPSSRTRLVVNVGGIANYTCVTPEVEHVTAADVGPGMMITDALARHVSRGALDCDHDGELSEGGDIDRAVVDFILGHPFFRRAAPRSTGREDFGGGFVAALLVRFGGLEGATLLRSSLWATATAIVQAAREQARPIDEILLTGGGARHPGLREMVAEQAAPIPVLVHDAGVFAPEHHEPAAMALIAARTLARLPSSLPRVTGAREAAILGHVHW; from the coding sequence GTGAGTGCCGTCCGAGCGATCGGCCTGATGAGCGGGACCTCGTGCGATGGCGTCGACGCGCTGCTCGTCGAGCTCGCCCACGTCGACGAGCGCCACGAGCCGCGCGTGCTCGGCCACAGTCACGTGCCCTTTCCAGCCCAGCTCCGTGCCGAGCTGCGTGATCCGACCGAGCTCACGCTGCGTCGCGTCGCCGAGCTGCACTTCGAGCTGCCGCAGCTGTACCACGCTGCGGTGCAGGGGCTGCCGCAGTGGCGCAGTGCGGCCGTGTGCGGCATGCATGGCCAGACCGTGTGGCACGCCCCGCCGTCGCATGGCGTGCCGGTGTCGAACACGCTGCAGCTGGGCTCGAGCGGCACGCTCGCGCACCTGCTGGGCATGCCGGTGGTGGGTGACATGCGCGGCGCCGACCTGGCGCGCGGTGGCGAGGGTGCCCCGATCGCGCCGTTCTCCCACTGGTTCTTCACGCCGCCGTCGTCGCGCACGCGGCTGGTCGTCAACGTCGGCGGCATCGCGAACTACACCTGCGTCACGCCCGAGGTCGAGCACGTGACCGCGGCCGACGTCGGGCCCGGCATGATGATCACCGACGCGCTCGCGCGGCACGTCTCGCGCGGCGCCCTCGACTGCGACCACGACGGCGAGCTGTCGGAGGGCGGCGACATCGATCGCGCGGTGGTCGACTTCATCCTCGGTCACCCGTTCTTTCGGCGCGCCGCACCGCGCTCGACCGGGCGTGAAGACTTCGGCGGTGGCTTCGTGGCCGCGCTGCTGGTGCGCTTCGGCGGCCTCGAAGGCGCGACGCTGCTGCGCTCGAGCCTGTGGGCGACCGCGACCGCGATCGTGCAGGCCGCTCGCGAGCAGGCCCGCCCGATCGACGAGATCCTGCTCACCGGCGGCGGCGCGCGGCATCCGGGCCTGCGCGAGATGGTCGCCGAGCAGGCCGCGCCGATCCCCGTGCTCGTACACGACGCCGGCGTGTTCGCGCCCGAGCACCACGAGCCGGCCGCGATGGCGTTGATCGCCGCACGCACACTGGCGCGTTTGCCGAGCTCGCTGCCGCGGGTGACGGGTGCGCGCGAGGCCGCGATCCTCGGCCACGTGCACTGGTGA
- a CDS encoding PilZ domain-containing protein, with amino-acid sequence MQAALQLDSNRRTSERFDLVLPVHACDGELQAKGSSANLSEGGACLELEGLTPAVGSAITVKFAMPGGKSIDVEAQVRWAKPGKRSLCGVMFRKGHQRLIAALVAGVLGGTAANASAAATTTVPTFDPNADTVMDMGAGGERPDQQRVLEAFSQRYDAIDACVTETKGAHARTLDGATHVAVLLNPQGATPLGVNTNLPKGMTSNRTLRECLRAAVATADYPSYDGPPVVVEFDFQLDPGYEEESAE; translated from the coding sequence ATGCAAGCCGCACTGCAGCTCGACTCCAATCGCCGTACCAGCGAACGCTTCGACCTCGTGTTGCCCGTCCACGCCTGTGACGGCGAGCTCCAGGCGAAGGGCAGCAGCGCGAACCTCTCGGAGGGCGGCGCGTGCCTCGAGCTCGAGGGTCTGACGCCCGCGGTCGGCAGCGCGATCACGGTCAAGTTCGCGATGCCCGGCGGCAAGAGCATCGACGTGGAGGCGCAGGTGCGATGGGCCAAGCCCGGCAAGCGCTCGCTGTGCGGTGTCATGTTCCGCAAGGGCCATCAGCGCCTCATCGCCGCGCTCGTGGCCGGTGTGCTGGGTGGCACCGCGGCGAACGCCAGCGCCGCCGCGACCACCACCGTGCCGACCTTCGATCCCAACGCCGACACGGTGATGGACATGGGCGCCGGCGGCGAGCGGCCCGATCAGCAGCGCGTGCTCGAGGCCTTCTCACAGCGCTACGACGCGATCGATGCCTGCGTCACCGAGACCAAGGGCGCACACGCGCGCACGCTGGATGGCGCGACGCACGTCGCGGTGCTGCTCAATCCGCAGGGCGCGACGCCGCTGGGTGTGAACACCAACCTGCCCAAGGGCATGACCAGCAACCGCACGCTGCGCGAGTGCCTGCGCGCCGCGGTCGCGACCGCCGACTATCCCAGCTACGACGGACCGCCAGTGGTGGTCGAGTTCGACTTCCAGCTCGACCCCGGCTACGAGGAAGAATCGGCCGAGTAG
- the solA gene encoding N-methyl-L-tryptophan oxidase, translated as MGPTKTAIVVGGGTMGLASAWALARAGVQVTVLERFGHVHERGSHGGFTRIIRQAYHEGENYVPLVQRADALWCELAARSGRALLDRTGMLEFGPPGDHELLASIDACERHGVDHQRFDADLLMRRWPFVVPAHWHGCFTPSGGQLHVQACLDALRDEAMTAGAALHYDAVVREISRGDRCGVVLDDGRRVHADRVVVTAGAWLPQLLPQLLPERLTPLRRVLTWWRPAPEHRDALTRLPVWGAFDPRGFFYGFPYADAGIAGVKIACHVARGDDHRAAEPGVDPDHVDRALHEHDLAPLRQFIDEHFPCAGGELVDHRVCLYTATPSWDFVIDRDPEDARVIVAGGCSGHGFKFAPAVGELVARLVQDDGSAPPQQFCRARHMG; from the coding sequence TTGGGACCGACGAAGACCGCGATCGTCGTGGGGGGCGGCACCATGGGGCTGGCCAGCGCGTGGGCACTCGCCCGCGCCGGTGTGCAGGTGACGGTGCTCGAGCGCTTCGGTCACGTGCACGAGCGCGGCAGCCACGGCGGCTTCACCCGCATCATCCGACAGGCCTACCACGAGGGTGAGAACTACGTGCCGCTGGTGCAGCGTGCCGACGCGCTGTGGTGCGAGCTCGCGGCGCGCAGCGGTCGCGCCCTGCTCGATCGCACCGGCATGCTCGAGTTCGGCCCGCCGGGCGATCACGAGCTGCTGGCATCGATCGACGCGTGCGAACGACACGGCGTGGATCACCAGCGCTTCGATGCCGACCTGCTCATGCGACGCTGGCCGTTCGTCGTGCCCGCCCACTGGCACGGCTGCTTCACGCCCTCGGGCGGTCAGCTGCACGTGCAGGCGTGCCTCGACGCGTTGCGCGACGAGGCGATGACCGCCGGCGCAGCGCTGCACTACGACGCCGTCGTGCGCGAGATCTCGCGGGGCGATCGTTGCGGCGTCGTGCTCGACGACGGGCGACGAGTGCACGCCGATCGCGTGGTCGTCACCGCCGGCGCCTGGCTACCCCAGCTCCTGCCGCAGCTGTTGCCCGAGCGCCTCACGCCGCTGCGTCGCGTGCTGACCTGGTGGCGTCCCGCGCCCGAGCATCGCGACGCACTCACGCGCCTGCCGGTGTGGGGCGCGTTCGATCCTCGGGGCTTCTTCTATGGCTTCCCCTACGCCGACGCCGGCATCGCCGGCGTGAAGATCGCCTGCCACGTCGCACGCGGCGACGATCATCGCGCGGCCGAGCCAGGCGTCGATCCCGATCATGTCGATCGCGCGCTGCACGAGCACGACCTCGCGCCGCTGCGGCAGTTCATCGACGAGCACTTCCCGTGCGCCGGCGGCGAACTGGTCGATCATCGGGTCTGCCTCTATACCGCCACGCCGAGCTGGGACTTCGTGATCGATCGCGATCCCGAGGACGCACGCGTGATCGTGGCGGGCGGGTGCTCGGGCCACGGCTTCAAGTTCGCCCCCGCGGTGGGTGAGCTCGTCGCGCGTCTGGTGCAGGACGACGGTTCCGCACCGCCACAGCAGTTCTGTCGCGCGCGTCACATGGGCTGA
- a CDS encoding SRPBCC domain-containing protein, protein MKPADKTPPSQTDSIVFEFDLAHAPNKVWRALTDPELLTQWLLPVIGFELKTGAAFTFKTQPYPGWDGTVHCRMLEVEDQRRLRYAWVVGNMELDTIVTFTLEPSGSGTLLTLVQSGFKPEQKQNWGGARYGWNMMGGKLIDVLAGLA, encoded by the coding sequence ATGAAGCCCGCCGACAAGACCCCGCCCTCGCAGACCGACTCGATCGTGTTCGAGTTCGACCTCGCGCACGCGCCCAACAAGGTGTGGCGTGCGCTCACCGACCCCGAGCTGCTGACGCAGTGGTTGTTGCCGGTGATCGGCTTCGAGCTGAAGACCGGCGCCGCCTTCACCTTCAAGACCCAGCCCTATCCCGGCTGGGATGGCACCGTGCACTGCCGCATGCTCGAGGTCGAAGACCAACGCCGCCTGCGCTACGCGTGGGTGGTCGGCAACATGGAGCTCGACACGATCGTGACCTTCACGCTCGAGCCGAGCGGCTCGGGCACGTTGCTGACGCTGGTGCAGTCGGGCTTCAAGCCGGAGCAGAAGCAGAACTGGGGCGGCGCACGCTACGGCTGGAACATGATGGGCGGCAAGCTCATCGACGTCCTCGCGGGGCTCGCATGA
- a CDS encoding 1-acyl-sn-glycerol-3-phosphate acyltransferase, giving the protein MSALRRAGLILFSLWAWSGGFAWMLVGATITLLMLVVGLPYQRVHLWVTAPMFVHVVRVFSAARVRVHYHPGFDPEQRSVFLQNHVNLLDGHLASAAIPHAFSGLMNAWQFHIPIYGWLMRLSKGIGVRRTGRERIIIELSEAARERKRIGMSVLTFPEGHRTIDGKVHAFRRGVFLMARNADMPVVPVAAHGFFEVNRKGSFLIHPWRRVDVLVGPQFPTTGLSDAEVGELASRMQELVAYAVEHGRWPESLPSEVSTVPAVTSEARSRPT; this is encoded by the coding sequence GTGTCGGCGCTCCGAAGAGCCGGACTGATCCTGTTCTCGCTGTGGGCGTGGTCGGGCGGCTTTGCCTGGATGCTCGTCGGCGCCACCATCACGCTGCTGATGCTGGTGGTGGGCCTGCCGTACCAGCGCGTGCACCTGTGGGTCACCGCGCCGATGTTCGTGCACGTGGTGCGCGTGTTCTCGGCCGCGCGCGTGCGCGTCCACTACCACCCGGGCTTCGATCCCGAGCAGCGCAGCGTGTTCCTGCAGAACCACGTCAACCTGCTCGACGGTCACCTCGCGTCAGCGGCGATTCCCCACGCGTTCTCGGGCCTGATGAACGCGTGGCAGTTCCACATCCCGATCTACGGCTGGCTGATGCGGCTTTCCAAGGGCATCGGTGTGCGCCGCACCGGTCGCGAGCGCATCATCATCGAGCTCAGTGAGGCGGCGCGGGAGCGCAAGCGCATCGGCATGTCGGTGCTGACCTTTCCCGAGGGCCATCGCACCATCGACGGCAAGGTCCACGCATTCCGCCGCGGCGTCTTCTTGATGGCACGCAACGCCGACATGCCGGTGGTGCCGGTCGCCGCCCACGGCTTCTTCGAGGTCAACCGCAAGGGATCGTTCTTGATCCACCCCTGGCGGCGCGTCGACGTGCTCGTGGGGCCGCAGTTCCCGACCACGGGCTTGAGCGATGCGGAGGTCGGCGAGCTCGCCTCGCGCATGCAGGAGCTGGTGGCCTACGCGGTCGAGCACGGGCGCTGGCCCGAGTCGCTGCCCAGCGAAGTCTCGACCGTGCCCGCGGTCACCAGCGAAGCACGCTCGCGGCCCACGTGA
- a CDS encoding Uma2 family endonuclease encodes MTPPATQLARATQAEFFAIPEPDRFHELLAGELVRKAAPSGRHGAAQLRLGRSLGPFDGRPDDPNRPGGWRFASEVEVRLAADTIVRPDVVGWRREHLASFPESGPVEVRPDWICEILSRGNAARDLWEKLRLYHAVGIPDYWVLDPDRRTLRVHRFTEPGYQVVLDVGDESVVRAEPFEDVALAVASLFDEL; translated from the coding sequence ATGACACCGCCTGCGACCCAGCTGGCCCGTGCGACCCAGGCCGAGTTCTTCGCGATTCCCGAGCCTGATCGGTTTCATGAGCTACTTGCTGGCGAGCTCGTGCGCAAGGCAGCGCCGAGCGGACGCCACGGCGCGGCGCAGCTTCGACTCGGGCGCTCGCTCGGCCCCTTCGATGGCCGCCCGGACGACCCCAACCGACCCGGCGGATGGCGCTTCGCCAGCGAAGTCGAGGTGCGCCTCGCCGCGGACACGATCGTCCGTCCCGACGTCGTGGGATGGCGACGCGAGCATCTCGCCAGCTTCCCCGAGAGCGGCCCTGTCGAAGTCCGTCCCGACTGGATCTGTGAGATCCTGAGCCGCGGCAACGCAGCGCGCGATCTCTGGGAGAAGTTGCGCCTCTATCATGCGGTCGGAATCCCGGACTATTGGGTGCTCGATCCCGATCGTCGGACGCTCCGCGTCCACCGCTTCACCGAACCGGGCTACCAGGTCGTCCTGGACGTGGGTGACGAGTCCGTGGTCCGCGCGGAGCCCTTCGAAGACGTCGCCCTGGCGGTGGCATCGCTCTTCGACGAGCTGTGA
- a CDS encoding phage holin family protein produces MAMLVAPDRPTALATRKGGAAADGAASTASLVKDALGDAVEVLQAHVELAVLEVREDVKVAARAGAMLAVGGALAFLALALLLAAAAFALALVMPAWGACLIVGTLVGIIAAIVLVRARNGLVSHGFGEQTTLALAESKQWIGEKSSEKKPS; encoded by the coding sequence ATGGCCATGCTCGTTGCGCCCGATCGACCGACCGCGCTGGCGACCCGCAAGGGTGGCGCCGCGGCCGATGGCGCGGCGAGCACGGCGAGCTTGGTGAAGGACGCGCTCGGTGACGCGGTCGAGGTGCTGCAGGCCCACGTCGAGCTGGCGGTGCTCGAGGTCCGCGAGGACGTCAAGGTTGCCGCGCGGGCCGGTGCGATGCTCGCGGTCGGTGGCGCGCTGGCGTTCTTGGCCCTGGCGTTGCTGCTGGCCGCGGCCGCGTTCGCGCTGGCGCTCGTGATGCCGGCCTGGGGCGCGTGTCTGATCGTCGGTACGCTGGTCGGGATCATCGCCGCGATCGTGCTGGTGCGCGCGCGCAACGGCCTGGTCAGCCACGGCTTCGGCGAGCAGACCACGCTCGCCCTTGCGGAGTCCAAGCAATGGATCGGGGAAAAATCCAGCGAGAAAAAGCCGAGCTAG
- a CDS encoding ketoacyl-ACP synthase III, protein MKAIKLVGTGIALPSRVVTNAELETTVDTSDEWIRERTGIAERRIADPSVATSDLCAEAVRAACENADLDPSALDGLIVATSTTDTLFPSTACWVQHKLGIKGMPALDVSAGCSGFLYGLELATALVAGGMRRIAVVGGEVMSKVVNWRDRGTCVLFGDGAGAAIVTPGDGRSGVIASNWGADGNLAPILYQPAGGSRMPATHETVEASAHTVHMEGNTVFKHAVVAMSSAAVQAMKDADVTADDVTLMVPHQANMRIMEAARERCGIPREKMYSVLHKYGNMSAATIPVALHEARTEGRIHDGDIIVTTAFGTGFTWAASVLRW, encoded by the coding sequence TTGAAGGCAATCAAGCTCGTTGGAACCGGCATCGCGTTGCCGAGTCGCGTGGTCACCAACGCCGAGCTGGAGACCACGGTCGACACCTCGGACGAGTGGATCCGAGAGCGCACCGGCATCGCCGAGCGACGCATCGCAGATCCCTCGGTCGCCACCTCGGACCTCTGCGCCGAGGCGGTGCGTGCGGCCTGCGAGAACGCGGATCTCGATCCGTCGGCACTCGACGGCCTCATCGTCGCCACCTCCACCACCGATACGCTGTTCCCCTCGACCGCGTGCTGGGTGCAACACAAGCTCGGCATCAAGGGCATGCCGGCGCTCGACGTGAGTGCGGGCTGCAGCGGCTTCCTCTACGGCCTCGAGCTCGCGACCGCGCTGGTGGCCGGCGGCATGCGCCGCATCGCCGTGGTCGGCGGCGAGGTCATGAGCAAGGTCGTGAACTGGCGCGACCGCGGCACGTGTGTGCTGTTCGGCGACGGCGCCGGCGCGGCGATCGTGACGCCGGGTGACGGCCGCTCGGGCGTCATCGCGTCGAACTGGGGCGCCGATGGCAACCTCGCACCGATCCTCTACCAGCCGGCGGGTGGCTCGCGCATGCCGGCGACCCACGAGACCGTCGAAGCCTCGGCGCACACGGTGCACATGGAGGGCAACACCGTGTTCAAGCACGCGGTGGTGGCAATGAGCTCGGCCGCGGTGCAGGCGATGAAGGACGCCGACGTGACCGCCGACGACGTCACGCTGATGGTGCCGCACCAGGCCAACATGCGCATCATGGAGGCCGCACGCGAGCGCTGCGGCATCCCACGCGAGAAGATGTACTCGGTGCTGCACAAGTACGGCAACATGTCGGCCGCGACGATCCCGGTCGCGCTGCACGAAGCCCGTACCGAGGGCCGCATCCACGACGGTGACATCATCGTCACCACCGCGTTCGGCACCGGCTTCACGTGGGCCGCGAGCGTGCTTCGCTGGTGA
- a CDS encoding HAD hydrolase family protein, with translation MDGIALIAFDIDGTLTDATTWWGGESTGWLQRYSVRDGEAILRMSKRLHVLPLSRNQTASARERMAGLKLDGRWLGVRSKLESLTEICREYAIERRQVCFVGDGPEDADVFAQVGLGCAVADAHPKALAAAHRVLRARGGERVMEELEALLEVSP, from the coding sequence GTGGACGGCATCGCACTCATCGCGTTCGACATCGACGGCACGCTGACCGACGCCACGACGTGGTGGGGCGGCGAGTCGACCGGGTGGCTGCAGCGCTACAGCGTGCGCGACGGCGAGGCGATCCTGCGAATGTCCAAGCGGCTGCACGTGCTGCCGCTGTCCCGCAACCAGACCGCCAGCGCGCGCGAGCGCATGGCGGGGCTGAAGCTCGACGGTCGCTGGCTCGGGGTCCGCAGCAAGCTCGAGTCGCTGACCGAGATCTGTCGCGAGTACGCGATCGAGCGCCGGCAGGTCTGCTTCGTGGGCGATGGCCCCGAGGACGCCGACGTGTTCGCGCAGGTCGGGCTCGGTTGCGCGGTCGCAGACGCGCATCCCAAGGCGCTCGCGGCCGCGCACCGGGTGCTGCGCGCCAGGGGTGGCGAGCGCGTGATGGAGGAGCTCGAGGCGTTGTTGGAGGTGAGCCCGTGA
- a CDS encoding sigma-70 family RNA polymerase sigma factor yields MSGHASSEAELIVAAKAGDGAAFEQLVRRHGPAMRRIARAIAGNDAAADDAWQEAFLAAHRALAGFRGQTDAELRAWLSSITRNAARRRARNDSHARELPSLLELGVAAGWGRTPEDELGSEIDRAAVWAALDTLEPDMRELVVLRDLEGQSSEQVADALGISVGAMKSRLHRARLQLLAALTKAGGQP; encoded by the coding sequence GTGTCCGGTCACGCGTCATCCGAAGCCGAGCTGATCGTCGCCGCGAAGGCCGGCGATGGCGCGGCGTTCGAGCAGCTCGTGCGTCGGCACGGCCCCGCGATGCGCCGCATCGCGCGGGCGATCGCGGGCAACGACGCCGCGGCCGACGACGCGTGGCAAGAGGCCTTCCTCGCGGCCCATCGCGCGCTCGCAGGCTTCCGCGGGCAGACCGACGCCGAGCTACGCGCGTGGCTCTCGAGCATCACGCGCAACGCGGCCCGCCGACGCGCGCGCAACGACAGCCACGCACGCGAGCTGCCGTCGCTGCTCGAGCTCGGGGTCGCGGCCGGCTGGGGTCGCACGCCCGAGGACGAGCTCGGCAGCGAGATCGATCGCGCCGCGGTGTGGGCCGCACTCGACACCCTCGAGCCCGACATGCGCGAGCTCGTCGTGCTGCGCGACCTCGAGGGGCAATCGAGCGAGCAGGTCGCGGACGCGCTGGGGATCTCGGTCGGCGCGATGAAGAGTCGACTCCACCGCGCACGCCTGCAGCTGCTGGCGGCGCTGACCAAAGCCGGAGGACAGCCATGA
- a CDS encoding YtxH domain-containing protein, translating to MFDRAKDYGESALAAIGLQPRRSTSDYLLPALGLFGVGVLVGAGLGLMFAPKRGAELRGDISRGVRTVGEKIRRRRESIDASDADASEAGDDVLTAVPTR from the coding sequence ATGTTCGATCGTGCGAAGGACTACGGCGAGTCGGCACTGGCAGCCATCGGACTGCAACCCCGGCGCTCCACCTCCGACTACCTCTTGCCGGCCCTCGGGCTGTTCGGCGTCGGTGTGCTCGTGGGCGCTGGGCTGGGTTTGATGTTCGCGCCCAAGCGCGGCGCCGAGCTGCGCGGCGACATCAGCCGCGGCGTGCGTACCGTGGGCGAGAAGATCCGCCGCCGTCGCGAGTCGATCGATGCGTCCGACGCCGACGCCAGCGAGGCCGGCGACGACGTGCTCACCGCGGTGCCCACCCGCTAG
- a CDS encoding winged helix-turn-helix transcriptional regulator, giving the protein MITPVNAAVAEQRVFTALADPSRRAIFESLTRGEAAVKDLTARFDISQPAVSQHLAALKDAGLVHGRREGRCVFYRVDPRGMKPLIDWIAHYRAFWTEHVDRLEALLDRMDE; this is encoded by the coding sequence ATGATAACGCCTGTGAACGCCGCAGTGGCCGAACAGAGGGTCTTCACGGCCCTCGCCGATCCCAGTCGGCGGGCCATCTTCGAGTCGCTCACCCGCGGTGAGGCCGCGGTGAAGGACCTGACCGCGCGCTTCGACATCTCGCAGCCCGCGGTCTCGCAACACCTCGCTGCGCTCAAGGACGCCGGCCTCGTGCACGGTCGTCGCGAGGGGCGCTGCGTGTTCTACCGCGTCGATCCGCGCGGCATGAAGCCGCTCATCGATTGGATCGCGCACTACCGTGCCTTCTGGACCGAGCATGTCGATCGGCTCGAGGCACTGCTGGACAGGATGGACGAATGA
- a CDS encoding DUF2892 domain-containing protein: MLPNNEHPIERVVRIVGGATLLALVFVGPQTPWGWLGLVLLATGLIGSCPLYTAFGLSTCPVTRHPKPS, from the coding sequence CTGCTGCCCAACAACGAGCATCCCATCGAACGAGTCGTGCGCATCGTCGGCGGTGCGACACTGCTGGCCCTCGTGTTCGTCGGTCCACAGACGCCCTGGGGCTGGTTGGGCCTGGTGCTGCTCGCGACCGGCCTCATCGGGAGCTGCCCGCTCTACACTGCGTTCGGTCTGAGCACGTGTCCGGTCACGCGTCATCCGAAGCCGAGCTGA
- a CDS encoding zf-HC2 domain-containing protein gives MTTIATDREVAGLRCSQVLELLGEFIDGELDEPRRRAVEAHVAGCDVCERFGGRFAAMVRAVRGLASDDAETLDEDALVRLAAQLSR, from the coding sequence ATGACGACGATCGCCACCGACCGCGAGGTCGCGGGCCTGCGCTGCTCGCAGGTGCTCGAGCTGCTCGGCGAGTTCATCGACGGCGAGCTCGACGAACCCCGTCGCCGTGCGGTCGAGGCCCACGTGGCTGGGTGCGATGTCTGCGAGCGCTTCGGCGGCCGTTTCGCCGCGATGGTTCGAGCCGTGCGCGGGCTCGCGAGCGACGACGCCGAGACGCTCGACGAAGACGCGCTCGTGCGCCTTGCGGCGCAACTGTCCCGCTAG